The nucleotide sequence AGTGGCCAAAGAAGCACAGGCAGAAGTTGGGTCAGACCATCTAAAGATTTCGTTTATTACCTCGGAAGCTATCAGGAACATGTCGTCAGGGATGTGGCGTATTCCACAGCAGATAGTACCAAGGGCCACACCGGGGAAAATATAGGCATTGTTCCCTTGTCCCGGGTAGTAGGTCTTGCCGTTCAGAGTCACAGGCCCGAATGGAGAGCCACTTGCAAAAATTGCCCGaccctgaaatgaaataaagatacATCTTATGCCTGTGACCAGGGAAATGTGACAACTGTAAAATGTTCCGATGTATTATTTCAACTGTGTCACAAATTTTCGGGTGACTGGAGGCCATTAGAGTCTTATAATCAAGAACTGACCTAGTCGATGCCATTATTTTAAGCAGGGACAGAATGACATCCTCAATAAAAAGAGTTCCAGTCTAGTGCAAGGAGAATGGACAGCTTGGTGACTGTATACCCTGTACATATTTCCAATGCACTCACATCAGTATGAGTATAAGCATCCACCGCTGTACACTCCGCCTTACTCGTCGGGTTACTCAGGGCAAGGATAATCGGCCGCTCGTTAAACGTTGCCATATCACGGATGATCTCGGGAGTGAACGCCTTGCCGACACCCGACGCACCGATGATCGCATTCGGCTTGATTTTCTTGATTACTTCGGCCAAGTTCTCCATCGGCGGGAGGTCTTTGGCAAACAGCGCCTTCTCACCTGTGATGCCACCTTTTGGTCTGTTCTGAAGGTAAATGAAACAAAGCATTCTTAGTTTTgataagcactttctgatgaaatcatttttgaacctattgacatgaccatttctTTGAAAGCTCTCGATCGGCGCTTTCTGATGGTACTATTTGTATATCTATCAACATGAacattcattagaaagctctCAATCGGCACTTTTCgttggtaccattagtaaacctattgacaagaccattcattagaaagctctCAATCGGCACATTCCgttggtaccattagtaaacctattgacatgactatTCATTAGAAAGCCCTTAATCAGCTCTTTCCgttggtaccattagtaaacctactgaaatgaccattcattagaaagctctCAATTGGCACTTTCCgttggtaccattagtaaacctattgacatgaccattcattagaaagcccTTAATCAGCTCTTTCCGTTGCTACCATTAGgaaacctactgacatgaccattcattagaaagctctCAATTGGCACTTTCTgttggtaccattagtaaacctactgacatgaccattcattagaaagctctCAATCGGCACTTTCCgctggtaccattagtaaacctactgacatgaccattcattagaaagcccTTAATCAGCTCTTTCCgttggtaccattagtaaacctattgacatgaccattcattggaaatctCATGACCAACACTTTTATAATGTAACATTGCAATGGGAACAAACACACATTTTCCTGCGACACAACCAAAACGTGTTCCCTCACCTTGACAAGCAATCCATCAATGTCCATCATCCAGACCCTACTGGCAGCCTCTTCCTTTGTTAGGCCGTCAGTCCGCACCATGGCCATAGTCAGGAGGCTTGCAATACCACAGGCTGCCTCTCCCGCACCAAGGAAGAAAAACGTATTGTCGGAGAGTTTctttttggtgattttcatACAAGAGAGTAGACCTGCCACTGTTACTGACGCTGTGCCTGAAGGTGAAGTAGGATATCATCATAGGATGAACCATCAATGCAATGAGGGCTTCCCAAATCAATGTCTTTGTATTCGAGTGCAACCTGATTTTCAGCCTCTTTTTCCAAATGAGGGTTTTTTCGAGAACTTTGATCCCTGCAATAGATTTTGCAGCACGAAACCCAATAAAGTAAAAATAGTTTATTAATGtatcacccctaatgaaagggccagccagctttttgcATTATAGGAGATGCTCTCCTTCCAAACCCCTAACTCAAATGCCAGGCGTCTGGCGtaaaggcagtttgtaccctatatttaaccaGCTGGCGGCTAAAAAACCGGCcacatcggaaagaggttaccagcgggcgtCGGACCTTCAACCTTCCATTCACGAGACAGAGACCTTAATCACTAGGCCATCGGGATCGAAATATAAACCATCTTGGATAGGGCGCGAATATACCTTGGATATCGTCATTGAAAAATGTGTACTTGTCCCGATACTTGTCCAAGAACCGGAACGCGTTATGGTTGGCAAAGTCCTCGAACTGAATCAGAGTGTCCTGTCCATATCTGGTAAAGAGACATTCAAATCTGAGATTTGTCGCAGAGATTGACAAtttcaaatgaaacaaaaaaattcaaattcacacTTGGAAGGGAAAGGCAAACATTAAAGCCTTTAGACTCACAGATTTCAAATCTCATGCATGACCTTGTCTTTATCACAAATATTTCAACAGCAAACCCTATCGATCATTTGTTGGAAATGCTATCTCTAAGCACTAATGGTACCTGACGTACCATTTATCACATGAATCTCTTCTAAAATTTTCCAAATGTCAGGTTCATGGCTGACAGAAGCAACAATCCTTACTTTTTGACAACAGCCTCCATAAATTCATCGATGAAATCGTCATACTCTTGGCCGGTAATTCGCTTGTGAGGAAGACCGACGTAGAATTTATCGTTCAGGTACTGCTCGTTGTTGGTGCCTACGTCGAGTACGATCGGCAGACACTGATGCGGATGGATCCCGGCCAGGGCCGTGCAGAGGGTCAACTTCCCGACGGGTATCCCCATACCACACACGCCAAGGTCACCCAAACCGAGGATTCGCTCTCCATCAGTTACGACTATAACCTGTCACGAGAGAAAGGAAGGAAATGTTTATAATTTCTCAAATTCGCCTGACGCGTATATACagaaaaacctctctattaaggacacccttgggactgactaatgatgtccttaatagagaggtatgtGCTACGAGATGTTCAACTGTATTACGATTAGAGGAAATATTAATTTTGTCTTGCCTTATATACAACCTTCCTGCAAACAAACCTTGTCATGTACTTAGAATGCATGAACACTACATTTATTTTACAACCACGAGAGTTCtccagggttttctcaaggtagggtggtacacATGATATTCAAAAAGCTTTGCCTGaatgtgcaacacaaggtagggtggctagCAATGTAAGGTAGTGTGACCTTTACATACTTCTAGAGCAAGGTTTAGGGGGGCTGCCTTCAAGCGAGTGCGgtagctgccaaggtagggtgggacaCCCTggcaaatggccttgtggagaaggCATATACCCTCCTCAGCTGGTAATCTTTCCAAAGAGTAAGCCGCTCTTGTATAGAATGCCTATCAGGGCTTTTGAGCTCACAGGACTAACAAGACATCTCCCAAAGGCCTGTCTAGCCTTACAGGGCTGGCAAGGCATCTCCCAAGGATCTGTCTTGCCTGATAGGGTGGGCCAGCAAGACATAATTCTCTCCGCCAGATCTGCCCGTCTAACAGTAATGTTTCAGCACTTCTGCAATCAAAGCAACCATGAAATTATTCTTTACTTACCCTGACATCCTTCTCTGGCCAGTTACACAGCAACTCGTAAAGATGCCCCCTGTCATGGATGGTCAGGAACAGACCCCTGGAGGTACAAAAGGTAATCGATATTGCTGCAGCTTATTACCAAGTATAAATGATGGCTGTAAACAGGAtaattttcagttttcttctCAGCTCTTTCTTGCAAGATGTTACAAGGCAAGAGATGGCCCACCATAGTTTTGGGAGTTGTAGTGAGCAATTCGACTTCTCGGTTGAAATCCTGAGGATATGAGTGGTAATATAATGTTTTGCATTTGATTAAATGGACGTTAAAAGGGGCACGCCGTCCGTAATTACTGgtagtccaggaaaatagaaatgcagttatacacaatgtcgtagggcagatattatgcatacgaatttgctgaaactttgtatttgtagtacagtggaacctctgttagcggacacctctctattaaggacactagttttggtcccaaat is from Lineus longissimus chromosome 18, tnLinLong1.2, whole genome shotgun sequence and encodes:
- the LOC135502315 gene encoding NADP-dependent malic enzyme-like, whose amino-acid sequence is MSTILSRVSCSGRGAFGVLRVSKWAACSSSANRVRSSHSHFGHGGTGGKDKGSRMSLLDNEEDFAGHKLEDAGDDYGHEAVNNTRIRGVDILRDPHLNKGMAFSLRERQVMGVHALLPPREFTQEQQVQRVMASYDACDSDLEKYINLVGLRERNEKLFFRVITRHIDEMLPIIYTPTVGLACQKYGMIFRKPRGLFLTIHDRGHLYELLCNWPEKDVRVIVVTDGERILGLGDLGVCGMGIPVGKLTLCTALAGIHPHQCLPIVLDVGTNNEQYLNDKFYVGLPHKRITGQEYDDFIDEFMEAVVKKYGQDTLIQFEDFANHNAFRFLDKYRDKYTFFNDDIQGTASVTVAGLLSCMKITKKKLSDNTFFFLGAGEAACGIASLLTMAMVRTDGLTKEEAASRVWMMDIDGLLVKNRPKGGITGEKALFAKDLPPMENLAEVIKKIKPNAIIGASGVGKAFTPEIIRDMATFNERPIILALSNPTSKAECTAVDAYTHTDGRAIFASGSPFGPVTLNGKTYYPGQGNNAYIFPGVALGTICCGIRHIPDDMFLIASETLADMVTPADLEAGRIYPSMKSILRISRSIAARIAVWAYKNGMAAEYPEPEDKLEFIKSQVYSTRYESFIPEIYDWPVFE